The window ttaaaaaaagaaactttaatggAAATCATCCCATGGACTTTGTATGGAACCTAGAATATGCATTCATTTcatgaatttaaagatgatgtactgtgaaaataagtaaaaaaatctgacagaaaatatatgcaaagttAATGAAATTTGTTTGGCAGATATTTTTAATGTGACAAACATATCCAACAACtgattaatttcttaaattcatttaaacAGAATAATGTTTCCACCTGTATACATCAGCTTCATCATTGTGCACTCTTTAATGGCAAGGATTTTGCTATGCTTTTCCAAAGCCCAAAAGTGAGGACTTAATTGACTGGTCTCTACTTTTGCAGAATATAGCTCTTAGAAAACATAGTGTTAACTTCAATGTCAGGGATACCATCAAATATGGATTTATCCAGGATTCAGTTCAACAATGCTACTGAAGTCACAATGTTTATATTATTAGGCTTCACAGATGATTTCTACCTGCaagttttcctatttttactatttcttgGCATCTATCTTTTTACTTTGATAGGAAATTTGGGACTGGTTGTATTGGTCATTGAGGATTCCAGGCTCCACAACCCCATGTACTACTTTCTGAGTGTCTTATCATTCTTGGATGCCTGCTATTCCACTGTTGTCACCCCAAATATGTTGGTCAATTTCCTGGCAAAGAAAAAATCCATTTCACTTTTTGGATGTGAAACACAGATGTTTCTCTTTGTTACTTTTGGAACCACAGAATGCTTTCTCTTGGCTGCAATGGCTTATGATCACTATGTGGCCATCTACAACCCACTTCTGTATTCAGTGAGCATGTCACCCAGGATCTATGTGCCACTCATCATTGTTTCCTATGTTGGTGGCATTTCACACGCTACTATACACACAGTGGCCACTTTTAGCCTATCATTCTGTGGGTCCAATGAAATCAgacatgttttctgtgatatCCCTCCTCTCCTTGCTATTTCTTGTTCTGATACTCACACCAACCAGCTTCTCCTCTTCTACTTTGTGGGCTCTATTGAGATAGTCACTATCCTGATTTTCCTAGTCTCCTATTGCTTCATCCTGTTGGCCATTCTGAAGATGCATTCTGCCGAAGGGAGGAGGAAAGTTTTCTCTACCTGTGGCTCCCACCTGACTGGAGTGTCCATTTATCATTGGACCATCCTCTTCATGTATGTGAGACCGAGTTCCAGCTATGCCTTGGATCATGATATGATAGTATCAATATTTTACACCATTGTGATTCCCATGCTGAATCCCATTATATACAGCTTGAGAAACAAAGATGTAAAAGAGGCAGTGAAAAAATTACTTGAGAGAAATTTgttcaaaaataaagtacattttaaaaattgattaaatcGAAAAATAATGTTACCTGTAATTTGATATCTGCATGTTCAGCAACTAGAGAAAAATGCTGTTGATTTCAGTTAATAGTGAGATATATCCTAGAATAtgttcaaataaaatgttaattagcCCTCTAAAGCAGTATGTTAGAAATGatgatatattaaattatttgtataCCTTCCTATGTTCAAACTAGTCTGCATTGAACAATCATTAATgcacatatatttgtttttaattaattgataaaTATGTTGATTTTCAGTGACTATGAAAGCAATAATGTTCTCAAGATTGTATGACTtcatatatgtgtgcattgcttaTAAGGAGTTTCTATCACCCAGGATGAATTTAAACCTGATTGTTCAATCCCTGTTTTGCCAAATGTTATTACAATTGTCCAATTTATCCTACATACTCAGATAAAACTAGGCATCTGTTACATGTTTTGCCCCGTTTGACTCTAAACCATAGATACTTCTTCTATTAGTAGTAATTTTCCTTGTTCAAAAGGAGAAATTGAGTAGATCCATTCCAATATTCCAAAAcataaatgaagattttttttttacaattatacTCAAGGACTTGTAAACCAGTGAAAATATGGCTTAGAGAATAGCATAGAAATGGCTACTACATGTGACTATTTCAAGATCAGAAAGTTAGATTTCTTAGAAGCTGTGATCCTTGTTGCTATATTCAAGATGTGAGCTCAGTTCCAAGACCTGTATTTGTCCTGTATTTATAAGGAAAAAtcttatatttgttctaattcCACAAATTTGTAGCCAATAAAAAGACCCATAAATGGAAACACTCTTTTTTTTACTGTAATTCATATCTCTTTCTGCATTATtacactctttattttttattggttctttttatttttttttcaaaatttatttacataaaaagtagatatttactttttaaaatgaaacctgtttttttttcccaaaggagtGATTTTCCTGTGATTCTATGAGAATATagcaatcaaaataaaattccagTCATGCTCAATGGCACTCACCCACAATCCAGCAATTCTTCAGGCTTGTCAGGAAGATTATAAGttggaggccaggctcagcaattgaACAAAAtgctgtctctaataaaaaattaaaatgactatcTATGTATTTCAGTTAtcaagcacccttgggtttaatccccagtaatgaaaacaaaaacaaaaatccaaaattccTCTTATGATATAATTCATAAAGGtgtatttgaaatttcaaataatagCTTGTGGtacttcattttctaatttcttccacCTATTATGGGAAGAGGAGCCACAAATTCTATTTGAACAAGTATAGGTTTGAAAGTAAAATGTACATTCAAAATTctccttaaaaataaagcaatataattTTCAGAGACATATACTGACAACATTGTAGACAAACTTTAAATCTATAAAAATCAAGCTTACATctctatatataaacatataaatatttataaatatatatatatgatttttacagCCCCAAACCGGAATTTTTCATATACTGATCTGAGGAGaattttctgtaagaaaaaataacctattttaaaatatttctagatatatcttataaaattattataaatatttcttataaaataaaaaaatattagatcTCACCAGTTTCATTCTTCAGGATTCAACCACACTAGCATATTACAACACATTATGAAATGTTTTACTCCaggttttattctaatttattggTTTTATTGCTGTTtcaaattagaatatataatcATTATGAGGACAAATAAAATATGAGCACAGGTATCTAGGATGATCTCATTTATAACTGGTTAAAAATCCATGTCAAGTTTAAATATAGGAAACTTACACTATCTTTCCTTTTGCAGCCATACCACAGAAGTCAAATGATGGGAATAACCATTCCCCCATCATTTGCCATTGTCCAGGTCAGTGTAAAGGAACGACTACATTTAACACCCaagtcaataaattttttttctatatatttcagATAATTAACTTTAGctttaaaataatgctttgaCTTCCCTGGTGCTCATTGGCCTTTTTATCATTTAAggacttttatttattacttttttcttgtGAGTATTTCATTAATATAAGATCTTCTATTATGTCACTGTAACTTTCATAAAGATAAGTAAACGTCTACTATGTCTCACTGTCATATCTCTAGGATAAAAATATACCTGAAACAgttaatggaaaacaaaacaactgaaTGACATTTATTTACTGAGTGAAGTCATGGAAGACATGAGATTGGTTCTTTTTGTGCTTAGATTGTTCAAAGGACTTCGATTTGGTCTCCTTTGTCATTCTCCCTAATCTACCTTCTCTCCCTTTGCAGATCAACTGCCACTCATGGACTAATCCAGCTCTCATCTCCACACAAGCTctgctcttaatttttttttaaaccttttcatGCAGTTTTAGATGGAAAAACAGGGGCTCAGTACATGATGCTTCATAGTGTATCATCTTGGCAAGCTGAGTACCTCTAAATGAAGGAGGCTGCAAGGGTCTTAGAAGCACCCTCCTTTCTTGTGTTCTGCTTTCTCCCCCAGGTAGGCCACAGAATTCCTCCTCCTCAAGGCAGGGTTCATAAACTACAGCTCCTCTTCCCCAAAGCAATATCACTAAATATCACTAGATAGAATATCCCTAGATATTCCCCCAAGAAATATCACTAGAAATATCACTCTGATCTTCCAAGACCTTTCTGTGTACAGATGGCTATAAAGAATTTCTGACCAACCTTCTCTGAATATTCATCATCTGACCCCCAATTTAGAAGGGTGCTGATCTATgcccattggaaaaaaaaatagctatacAAAAAGGCCAGGAATCTGAGGAGAAAGGCCTTAAGAAGTCATCCTCCTGCACTCTCTTCTCAATCATATTCTTCTATTCAATAACATTTCTACATGACTGTGACCTGTGatgtccattctttttttttaatttttaatttttttattttttgatagctgggttgaacccagggatatatAAATGTTAAGCCGTATCTctagccattttaaaaatattttatttcgagacaggttaacactaaattgcttagggcttcaataagtttttgaggctggctttgaactcacaatcttccttcCTGAGCCATCAGAGCTTCTGGGAAGCAGTCACCCAACTGTCAATTCTTCATGAATATAAAGAtcaaaaaaataacttcttcagGATCTGTGAGtctttattttggcattttaacTATGTCATGTAAAACTTTTATGAAATGAATTTGCATGCTTTCTCCAATTAAACTGTCTTTGCCAGTTATATTTTCACACCTAAACTGAGACCCTAATAGTCTTAAGTATTTTTACTACctcataatattaataatttcgTAGCTAATGAGATACTGGGCCTCATGTATTAAATCATGAGATCTTCATAATGATCCAATAAATGGTGGTAGTAGTACATCttattacagatgaagaaacactTAAATAATTTGATCAATGCTACACAGTGCTTAAGAGTGATGGCAGAATTCAAATCTAAGTTGTAAGGATGCAGTTTCTGCATTTAAACTCACAATACACAGAATGAAAGAATTACAGTTGTTTTTATTTCACCAAtattatcattcttttctttaggGAACatacctggaattgaactcagggtcacttgaccactgagccacatctccaaccttttttt is drawn from Urocitellus parryii isolate mUroPar1 chromosome 4, mUroPar1.hap1, whole genome shotgun sequence and contains these coding sequences:
- the LOC113178305 gene encoding olfactory receptor 5T1-like, with amino-acid sequence MSGIPSNMDLSRIQFNNATEVTMFILLGFTDDFYLQVFLFLLFLGIYLFTLIGNLGLVVLVIEDSRLHNPMYYFLSVLSFLDACYSTVVTPNMLVNFLAKKKSISLFGCETQMFLFVTFGTTECFLLAAMAYDHYVAIYNPLLYSVSMSPRIYVPLIIVSYVGGISHATIHTVATFSLSFCGSNEIRHVFCDIPPLLAISCSDTHTNQLLLFYFVGSIEIVTILIFLVSYCFILLAILKMHSAEGRRKVFSTCGSHLTGVSIYHWTILFMYVRPSSSYALDHDMIVSIFYTIVIPMLNPIIYSLRNKDVKEAVKKLLERNLFKNKVHFKN